One window of the Campylobacter corcagiensis genome contains the following:
- a CDS encoding ImmA/IrrE family metallo-endopeptidase, protein MEEKDFKNWLISFIEENQINQNNTFSYRNKDGSNRKISVEQILDYVDNTDNEDIKLKFKESLEKGKEADNILGYMYNASRRFPIEEKVEVREKAEAKTDSWFKKNERIKELTTKAFERLEARMKDPVTAKAAVKTYNEFISQFKNLYNYSFNNNQLIFGQMQGRNMPYTGVIKSEKDWNSLNVEVDKNSKPLMIYVPLKSPVWETETITDENGKPKVIVKLDDDGKKIQKKDEDGKPQYTTSFRLSGKVFDVSQTDAFEKGYKKAINEDIDYIKTIDYTKSKLNIIANEISSAINVTINFQPIKEAQLGYYTYSGGEHKIFVDSSLSVEKQLSVLLHELGHRIIHKVDVDKRVYEDKETPKSLGRKEAEAESFAYVVGQQFGIDTPSGEYILPYIQGTDIKLKDIFEDVFKAVKHFNDRVQMKPMITSFIKYDNDIDNMKKLLDEYKEIDNSAIEDIKEEMKQKDNKENKQNDTKKTENKNKNRQR, encoded by the coding sequence ATGGAAGAAAAAGACTTTAAAAATTGGTTAATTAGCTTTATAGAAGAAAATCAAATTAATCAAAATAATACTTTTAGTTATAGAAACAAAGACGGAAGTAATAGAAAAATATCAGTAGAACAAATTTTAGATTATGTTGATAATACAGACAATGAAGACATAAAATTAAAATTTAAAGAAAGCTTAGAAAAAGGTAAAGAAGCTGATAATATATTAGGTTATATGTATAATGCTTCTAGGCGTTTTCCTATAGAAGAAAAAGTAGAAGTTAGAGAAAAAGCTGAAGCAAAAACCGATAGTTGGTTTAAAAAAAATGAGAGAATAAAAGAATTAACAACAAAAGCATTTGAAAGACTTGAAGCTCGAATGAAAGATCCTGTAACAGCTAAAGCCGCCGTAAAAACATATAATGAATTTATCTCGCAGTTTAAAAATCTTTATAACTATAGCTTTAATAATAATCAACTTATTTTCGGACAAATGCAAGGTAGAAATATGCCTTATACTGGTGTTATTAAATCAGAAAAAGACTGGAATTCACTCAATGTTGAGGTTGATAAAAATAGTAAGCCTTTAATGATATATGTGCCTTTAAAATCGCCTGTATGGGAAACAGAAACAATAACTGATGAAAATGGAAAACCAAAAGTAATTGTTAAACTTGATGATGACGGCAAAAAAATACAAAAAAAAGATGAAGACGGAAAACCACAATATACAACAAGCTTTAGATTAAGTGGTAAGGTATTTGATGTATCACAAACAGACGCATTTGAAAAAGGCTATAAAAAGGCTATAAATGAAGATATAGACTATATAAAGACTATAGACTATACTAAAAGTAAACTTAACATAATAGCTAATGAAATAAGCTCAGCTATAAATGTAACTATAAATTTTCAGCCGATAAAAGAAGCTCAATTAGGTTATTATACCTATAGTGGTGGAGAACATAAAATTTTTGTAGATAGCTCTTTGTCAGTAGAAAAACAATTATCAGTTCTACTTCACGAGTTGGGTCATAGAATTATACATAAAGTTGATGTAGATAAAAGAGTATATGAAGATAAAGAAACACCTAAATCACTAGGAAGAAAAGAAGCTGAAGCGGAAAGCTTTGCATATGTTGTAGGACAGCAATTTGGAATAGACACACCTTCAGGCGAATATATATTGCCTTATATACAAGGAACGGATATTAAATTAAAAGATATATTTGAAGATGTTTTTAAGGCGGTAAAACATTTTAATGATAGAGTTCAAATGAAGCCTATGATAACTTCTTTTATAAAATATGATAACGATATAGACAATATGAAAAAACTATTAGATGAGTATAAAGAGATAGATAATAGTGCTATAGAAGATATAAAAGAAGAGATGAAGCAAAAAGATAACAAAGAGAACAAACAAAATGATACTAAAAAAACAGAAAATAAAAATAAAAACAGACAAAGATAA